TCCTccagaatttaataataatcatgccattacatatatatttttaataagttgCTTGTTTTGTAGAATACAACAAATGGTAATGAAATATTGTCCGTTGTCTTGCTGGAAAAGCATTTggataaatcatgttttttcccGTTTTACAGATGTGGACACGGTAGAGGATGGAGGGCCAGAGGCTGGCTCAGTAGAGGAGGACAGCTGGTTTGGGAATACCTCCGACAGCCCCTCTGAATCGTCCTACGGTGATGTGCAAGATGAGCTGCGGGTTTCCCCGGACAATGTTCCCCGACCGGACCACGACACCTCAGCCGAGAGCTCCCTGGGCTGCCCGACGCCAGTTCAGCGGGCTTCCCTGGAGCTGCTGGGGCTGGACAGTGGGGTCCTCTCGACCCAGGACATGCTGTCCTCTGAGGTGTCCTCTCTGTACGGAGACTCCAGCCAGGCCCTGGGCAAACCCCTCAGCAGCAACCTGCGGCGTCTCCTGGAGGCTGGCTCGCTGAAGCTGGAGGGAGGGGACCTGACCGGGCGTGGAACGGGCAGAGGACCAGAGTCGCCCCCGGTAAGCTTGGTACTGTCTCCATCTTTGCATCATGCACAGCAGCTGAGTGCCCTGGCGAGGAGGTTggccaacagcagcagcaacaacagcGGCAACTCGAACTCTGCATCACCTGCGTCTGTAGCAACTGTCAAGCAGGAGCCCTGTGACCCATATGGCCCCAGCAATGGCCCTAACTCAGGCAGCAGTGGCTTCGTATGGGTAGGCGTTGCGGATAAATGGCCGTCGACTAGTTGCTCAGCTCCCAGCGGCAGCAGTCTATCACCAGACTCTGCTATCCAGAAGTTAAAGGCAGCCGCCAACGCCGTGCTCCAAGACAAGAGCGCGGTGGCCTCCTCCACCTCGGCGtcctcatcctcctcttcctcctcctcgtcCTCTTCAGTCACCTCCTCCTCAATGGCAGCCCTGGGCACTCGCTCTGATGACACGGTGCGCTTTGAACCGTTCGCTTCACCCTTCAGTCCACAGTCAGCCAGCTCCACGCTTGCTGCCCTCTCAAAGAAAGTGTCTGAAAGAAGTCAGCAGCAGGTGGGCTCATCTGAGCATCAACCCTCAGCTGGCTCCTTTCTCTCTCTGGTTTCCATGACCTCCTCAGCAGCTCTGCTAAAGGAGGTGGCCGCACGAGCAGCAGGGAACCTTATAGCTGATAAGAAAGAGCCGGCATTAGTACTGGGAGCCTCCGAAGATGTCAAGCCCCTGTTAGACAGGAACCAGAAGGTGCCCACCCCAACCCAGGCCATGGATCTTCTGCTGCCAACAATCCCCAAGGGAAGGGCCAAGCCCAGCAGTCAAGCAGGTAACGGTTTGTTccctaaaataaatgcatgcctTTTTTGTGCTTTTGAGGGGAAATTGCCAGCTGGTTTACATTTGTTGGATTaaacactaaaacaaaaatgaaatcagtCTAGGGATgggcatttttcaaaaatattgcattcaaatatttgtgctcataaaaaaatgaatatttgaatatttgtttatttaaatgacgTGTAACGAAAAATGCGTTATTTCTTAATACGTTATTTTTATTACGTTAATCAAGTTTTTGTCACCATTTCTGAAGGAGCTCATGATTAGGCATTTTACACAATGTTCTACAACAACATTACGTTATATCTCAAGGTTTTCTTTTagttgaaaatgtgtgtaaaaaaaaaaaataaataaatacatcgtGTTAATATTGTTTCACATGTTAATGTGgagaaaaacaataatattcaCATGCTCGGGTGAAAGTTGGCTCCTcaggccctgtttacactagtgcgttttcgtcTTAAAcggcattttaaaatgaaaatgattctCATCTACGCTGGCATTTTCACAGCGTTTCAGAAAAAATCTCTGTCGACGCTACACAACTGAAAACACGTCACATGACCATTAATGCACACTGGGGCCTTGTCCACACTAATACGTTTTCATGTCGTTTTGGCCTTCCGTCCACACTGAGACGGCATTTTTGTCAAGGAAAACTAAGCTTTTTGAAAACGCTCTCCAAAGTGGATAAATTTGAAAACACTGTTTTCGTGTTGTAGTGTGGACTGTGAAAACAGAGGCTTTTGAAAACAATGACACACTTTTAGTCATGTGACACATATTGTACCGATATCTGTGTTTATACCAGTATTGTGCCTGTTATGTTCTATTACTTTTCACACTGTTGCTAAAGATATGTTACTTTGTACACTCTTCATATTACATTCCTGCAAAGATGACAGAAAATTTACTCAGAATTGCTGTCCTGCAACAAAACATGAGGGCAGTTGCGTTTTAAATCAAACATATAATGCGGAGTGAGCGCAACCTGGACGTGTCAGTGAATGATGAgattttttcataaataaaatcctGCCAGAAGAATTGCATGAAAACCTATTATGTCTGTTCCATCTGTATCAACTCAGTGAACTTTTATGAAGGTTTTACATATGCGCAATAAGGTGAATTTAACGTTTTCTGACATTTCAGTGTGGATGAGAAACTTTTGGAACAGGCTTGAAAACATTCATGTTGGCATAGAGCGTTTTTTAAACGAAAACACCGTTTTCAAATGTATCTGGGTTAATGTAGACGTAGCCTGGGTATGCAGGAAGTTGGTTGCTAGTCACTGGCAGGTACAAGAAGTTTCTTGCATCTGCATGTGCAGTAATGGAAGCTCCAGGAAGGTGTCAGAAACACACGGTTGCGCAGTGCTTTGTGTCCCAAACTAACCAGGGAAATTGGGTATTTCAACTTTTCCACCAAGCACCACGCACTTTTAGAGAGATTGAattagcattttcattcagcCCTTCTTATGTGGACACAAGTTTTGGGACGCCTAACAATTACACCAAAAGGGACTTTAATGacattgaattaaaaatgcataGACATTGATATGGAGTTGGTCCCCCACTTTGCAGCTATAACAGCTTCCACTATTCTGGGAAGATTTTGGAGTGTTTCTGCAGGAAATTTTGCCCATTCATCCAGTAGAGCATTTGTGAGGTCAGGAATTGATGTTGGACGAGAAGTCTTGGCTTGCAAACTCTGTTTATCCACCAATTTATCCCAAAGGTGTTTGATGGGGTTGAGGTCAGGGCTTTGTGCGGGCCACTCAAGTTCCTCCACACCAAACTCACCCAGCCAAATCTTTATGGATCTTGCTTTGTGCACTGGAGCATGCTGGAATAGAAAAGAGCCTACCCCAAATTGTCCCACAAAGTTGGAAGCATAGCATATGCTGATGCATTAAGACTTCCCCATTATCCCTGCTccaccaaactttacagttcGCAcatagtgttgtcaaaagacccggtacttcggtaccaagtcggtactaaaaaaatgaaaatgtcacggtaccaggtttttttaagtactggtggtaccgagtacccggtcaaaccggttcttgacgcgtacggccatatgatttccgcgatgcagaaaacgcggacggaatcttcgaatccagttataaaaacggaatttacagtttagcacggaatgtcacggaatttttcaaagtttggatgaattaatcaaaagtaggtcattacacaaatcaaatcgcgacatggactagtatctgtaaatattaagccgcaaaagtcgattctgATATGAATCCcacatgttctgcgagtctctgtgtgaatgaatgaaaggcagagaagtgtgttttttttcgcGTCATATTCActgcaacccgtcaaaataaaagtttatcttaaagacattgtgccaaaaatatatttctattgtactgttgaaatttttttttatttttaaagaaataatcacacaacatttgttccatattttaatagtaaatcccctttatttaccaaaaaaataaaatgtgtttaaatttcattaattaaaagacaaattaaatttgggtgaaactttactgtttttcatactttttttacttgcggaaaaacttgaatcaatttaaataagtataaagaacggcattgatttttgtacattttatttttgtttgactttattattaaaaatagtgttttttaattagcatgtggtaccgaaattggtaccgagaaccgtggattttcactggtatcgataccgaatactgaaattttggtaccgtgacaacactattCGCACAATATAGACAGGGAGGTAATGTTCACCTGGCATCCGCCAATCTGCCATACGCGTCTATCAATCTGCCAAACATAGAAGCGTGATTCGTCACTCCACAAAGCATGTTACCACTGCTCCAGAGTCCAGTGGTCGCTTGCTTTACACCCCTCCATCCGCTGGCATTGTACTTGGCGATGTGAGGTTTTCATGCATCTGCTCAGCCATGTTCTTAAATGCTTTCGCTTTCCAATAATACCACTTACAGTTGACTGTGGAATATCTAGTAGGGATGACATTTCACAAACTAACTTACTGCTaaggtataaatatatatttatatttcatttacatCAAATGTTAACTATTGCTAAAGATGAATAAAGATAAAAGATAGtgctacaaaaataaataaatagaaaatgtaatgctaGACAATTTCGAATCAGATAGTCATTAACCTCCTgtcttgtttttttacattagaataatttctgaactgtaattattttttaaggtaACAGTGCCTAAATGTTTGATTATTACACCACTGAAGAATGCACTGTGTAGTGATTTAGTAGTGCCATAAGGTCATGCTTCGTCTGCAAGAGGTTGGCTGGAGAATCTGGGAAAGGTCTGTTAGCACAGTGGGGGTTTGCTGGAGTTGGCGGCACGTTCCCAGACCCAGCTCATCTCCCGCGGATGTGCAGCCTGCCAAACGGAGGCCGGCAGTGTGTGTGCTCCCCATAGCCCGAACAGTCGGAGACCATCTCAGCAGATTCCCCCGGAATTTAGGTCAGGCTCCAGAGCCGGCACAACCATCAGAGTTTCCATTCAGCACAGGCCCGGGTTGAGAGGCTGAGATATGGCTGATCTTTTGCTAATTCTCAAACTTCTGTGGCTTGGAATCAGGATTGACCCAAAGGAGCTGCAGACACAGAGGATAATGTCACAGAGAGATGAATATGTTGTAAGCAGTAAggtttaaatactaaataagaACACCTCCATTAAAATCATACTTGAGTTTCACCTGGcttgtttttgtgaatgtgAGATTTATAAGACAGTCACATGAAGAGTATTTGTCTGGTAATGAAACAATACCGACTGGACATTAAAATTTGAGAAACCAGCTAACGGCTCTCATCCCTTTCCCTTGATACCAAAGACCTTCAGTCTTTTTACCTCACGAGCAGTTTCCACAGTGATCTCGCCGGGAGAGGTTGAGCCACAGATGGTGGTTTATTGTTGCAAATAGGCAGTCTCGAAGTTTTACACCCCGGGTCAATGAATGCCTGAGCGCGGTAATTTCACCAAACACTGATTACCAGATGTTTTTCGAGGAACACGACTGGAATACTTATGAAGCCATCCTGACAGGCCCTCGTAGaatttgtaatgcaatcatGCCAGCTTCTAATAAGACCAATTAAGCCCTAATGGACACCGGATATGGAGCCAACAACAATAATCGGCTTACTAAAAACATCCTTGTGTTTGGCTTCCTTTGTGAGGAGTCTTTGGCATTGATCGGAGTAATCATAGCTCACAATTTTTATCTCATTCACACCAATAGATGCAAGGCTGACAAGAGTGAAAGGATATTTAGCCTACATGTTATTGCATGCCAAAGGGCTATCTAATAATGTGGCATCATTGTCCAGCTAATGTAAATTCTAGACATTTTTCAAACATTATATCACTaacaaaaaacataacatttataaaatgcaaGTATAGTAATAGATGTGTaagtttgttttaaattgtggTTTTAATGTTTAGTATAAACTCTAtatgaatgcattttatttaattctttctttatttattgcAGGTTCTCCTGAGGATGGAGGGAAGCCCTTTCAGTGCCCAGTGTGCGGTCTGGTCATCAAGAGAAAGAGCTACTGGAAGAGACATATGGTGATCCACACAGGCTTAAAAAGTCACCAGTGTCCCCTCTGTCCCTTTCGTTGTGCTCGTAAAGACAATCTCAAGTCCCACATGAAGGTGACTTCAGTCGCTGAGAGAAGAAATGCTTGTGCCATAAATCACATCAGATCAATTATCATAACGTCTTAGATGCAGATTTTTTATGATGCAAaattattagggctgtcaattcatatttttaatcaaatgaagtACATGATATACCAAATAATTAAactaatcgcaattaatcacgTTTATAAATATTTGCAGGGAAAAGCCTCTAAATTAAGGTAattcaaaagtaatatattattgtggtaaaataaaaacattgaatagacattttaaaaactggCTTTAGAAGtcaataaattgtttatttacatatcaTTGAATGCAAACCTATCATTACAGCCCACAGGCCATTCACACAGGACacttattgcatttaaaaaaaaaaaaagaattaaactattaaaacgtatatatatatataaatgtatgctCACTGttactttaattaattaatagtgagaatgaggattcatttgaaatatttagtcccactttatataaagtggccttaactactatgtacatacatttataaattaatcatatgatacaatgcacttattgtgtacatatttttacattgtactaatataaaaaaaaaaaaaacctgtatgtaaatacatctgtaattcatttctgtaattatatttacaattacactgacccatcccttaaacctacccatgcaaccaaacctgtccctaaacttacccatatcccacctcaatagcagcaaaagtgttttgcaatacagtataaaCACAATAAGTTCAcaagtacttattttttgatgtaagaacatagtagttaaggccacctaatataaagtgggacctaatATTCTTCCAGCCCCTCTTTTGCACAGTTTTTTCTAATTTCTTCTGTTGTTCATCTCAGGTCCATCAGCACCAAGACCGAGGAGAGACTTTCCAGTGTGAGCTCTGCCCCTTCACATCCTCCCGCCACTTTAGCCTCAAGCTGCACATGCGTTGCCATCAGCACTTCCCCCGTCCTGACCTCAAAGTCAAGGAAGAACCCGGCACAGACACCGAGGAGGGCGAGGGCTTGCTCATGGGGGACGGTGGAGTCGCTGGTGATCAGGTCATGAACACAGATGCTTCCACGTCTCCCACTGTGAGCCAACCTGACGGCCGTTTGCTGGCCTCCCCTGCAGAACCCTCGAACCACATCCAGATCAAGGAGGAACCCCAGGAGAGAGATGTGTCTGTGATGTCTCCCTTTGCCCTGTGTAGGGAGCGAccgagcagcagcagcagctctcTGGATCTGCCTGGGCTCAAATCCAGTCCACCGGGGCCTGGACCTACAGCTGCCTCACTCTTCAGCCCAGATATCACCACCAAGACAGCTACAGACCTCCTCATGAAGCTCTCAGGTAAGAGATCTCAGTTAAACCACAATGTAAAAGGGAAATGTGATGGAATTAGACGCTTGATTATGTAAACCAGCTTGATTTATCCATAATTTCTTGCATTTAGGATGAATGAATTGCTAATATAATTATGGGTTGGCAAAGGCAGTAGAATTCGGCTTGCTGGATAGGAACCCAAAGCCAAGATCCTGCAGGACTGTGTCCGCATGATTAATTCTTAACATCAGTTACCGCTCTACCATGGAGAGCGTGTTTATTATAGCTGTACTATACCATCTTGATACCTGATGCTGTTTTTTTAGTTCTGCCAGTTTTTGAGaggtttaaaaatacatatttaaggCTACATAAAAATATCGTAAGTCGGTGACTTTTGATAATTCAGTTATCCAGGTAGGCCTTGTTAAAGGCATTTCACGAACATTCAGACATAGAGGATACTTGGCTTTAGATTGTAAAGAATTAACAAACAAGTATATCCTAGATTGTGCTTATTAACATGATTAATATTGATTAGTGATTTAAGATTTCTAATTAATGTTTCCAGAAATTAAAAGAAGACAATATGGTTAAACTTTACATTTAGATTTGTTAATGCCTTGAATATCTGATCTAAAAATGATCAACAatcttttacagcatttatgaaTCTAGGTTAATAAACCTAgattgatattttatattttattaactaatatatttaattataaattcatGCTTATTTaaactaccatttaaaaaattgtcagaaaaaaaaaaaataaatcatgcttttattcaacaatgaTGCATTTAATGTATCAAAAATAGTAAAGACAATTCTTTTCAAATTCTTTCTTCAacttctttctattcatcaaagaatcttgaaaaaaaaaaagtatcacggttttcacaa
The genomic region above belongs to Onychostoma macrolepis isolate SWU-2019 chromosome 01, ASM1243209v1, whole genome shotgun sequence and contains:
- the znf827 gene encoding zinc finger protein 827 isoform X6; translation: MPRRKQEQPKRLPSHVDTVEDGGPEAGSVEEDSWFGNTSDSPSESSYGDVQDELRVSPDNVPRPDHDTSAESSLGCPTPVQRASLELLGLDSGVLSTQDMLSSEVSSLYGDSSQALGKPLSSNLRRLLEAGSLKLEGGDLTGRGTGRGPESPPVSLVLSPSLHHAQQLSALARRLANSSSNNSGNSNSASPASVATVKQEPCDPYGPSNGPNSGSSGFVWVGVADKWPSTSCSAPSGSSLSPDSAIQKLKAAANAVLQDKSAVASSTSASSSSSSSSSSSSVTSSSMAALGTRSDDTVRFEPFASPFSPQSASSTLAALSKKVSERSQQQVGSSEHQPSAGSFLSLVSMTSSAALLKEVAARAAGNLIADKKEPALVLGASEDVKPLLDRNQKVPTPTQAMDLLLPTIPKGRAKPSSQAGSPEDGGKPFQCPVCGLVIKRKSYWKRHMVIHTGLKSHQCPLCPFRCARKDNLKSHMKVHQHQDRGETFQCELCPFTSSRHFSLKLHMRCHQHFPRPDLKVKEEPGTDTEEGEGLLMGDGGVAGDQVMNTDASTSPTVSQPDGRLLASPAEPSNHIQIKEEPQERDVSVMSPFALCRERPSSSSSSLDLPGLKSSPPGPGPTAASLFSPDITTKTATDLLMKLSAANQKEALKGTFCVKEEPQAEEPLSSQRVPSYTFCQEGPPGSTKPRDEGSPMLGKSSLLSQDINVKVASELLMKLSENNKEACHQNVIVKAEPMEVDPPLELAPPSSHLLGFSTSGGCEKKEPMVNLPDPLPRPQNDLFSQDISVKMASELLFKLSEKVSKANENKDNASFGIHSPFLDDRFRQSPFSTRSKSSSPAEAGSSSRVTQQDPEKVSSEPGNGLAQWRLNEQLFPCSVCGKVFGRQQTLSRHLSLHTEERKYKCHLCPYAAKCRANLNQHLTIHSVKLVNTDAEQIVTAVTNEGPELKNCPYYYSCHVCGFQTEFNAQFVSHMSLHVDKEQWMFSLCCSICEYVGVDEAEMKAHISAGHAGLNSRSPLSETKSTSSSLSALSDSLNSSEGGDVAQGNEELKSLLAPPSSAGSQSSSGPGTEEKAEKGFECVFCNFVCKTRPMYERHLQIHLITRMFECDVCHKFMKTPEQLLEHKKCHTVPAGGLK
- the znf827 gene encoding zinc finger protein 827 isoform X5, whose protein sequence is MPRRKQEQPKRLPSHVDTVEDGGPEAGSVEEDSWFGNTSDSPSESSYGDVQDELRVSPDNVPRPDHDTSAESSLGCPTPVQRASLELLGLDSGVLSTQDMLSSEVSSLYGDSSQALGKPLSSNLRRLLEAGSLKLEGGDLTGRGTGRGPESPPVSLVLSPSLHHAQQLSALARRLANSSSNNSGNSNSASPASVATVKQEPCDPYGPSNGPNSGSSGFVWVGVADKWPSTSCSAPSGSSLSPDSAIQKLKAAANAVLQDKSAVASSTSASSSSSSSSSSSSVTSSSMAALGTRSDDTVRFEPFASPFSPQSASSTLAALSKKVSERSQQQVGSSEHQPSAGSFLSLVSMTSSAALLKEVAARAAGNLIADKKEPALVLGASEDVKPLLDRNQKVPTPTQAMDLLLPTIPKGRAKPSSQAGSPEDGGKPFQCPVCGLVIKRKSYWKRHMVIHTGLKSHQCPLCPFRCARKDNLKSHMKVHQHQDRGETFQCELCPFTSSRHFSLKLHMRCHQHFPRPDLKVKEEPGTDTEEGEGLLMGDGGVAGDQVMNTDASTSPTVSQPDGRLLASPAEPSNHIQIKEEPQERDVSVMSPFALCRERPSSSSSSLDLPGLKSSPPGPGPTAASLFSPDITTKTATDLLMKLSAANQKEALKGTFCVKEEPQAEEPLSSQRVPSYTFCQEGPPGSTKPRDEGSPMLGKSSLLSQDINVKVASELLMKLSENNKEACHQNVIVKAEPMEVDPPLELAPPSSHLLGFSTSGGCEKKEPMVNLPDPLPRPQNDLFSQDISVKMASELLFKLSEKVSKANENKDNASFGIHSPFLDDRFRQSPFSTRSKSSSPAEAGSSSRVTQQDPEKVSSEPGNGLAQWRLNEQLFPCSVCGKVFGRQQTLSRHLSLHTEERKYKCHLCPYAAKCRANLNQHLTIHSVKLVNTDAEQIVTAVTNEGPELKNCPYYYSCHVCGFQTEFNAQFVSHMSLHVDKEQWMFSLCCSICEYVGVDEAEMKAHISAGHAGLNSRSPLSETKSTSSSLSALSDSLNSSEGGDVAQGNEELKSLLAPPSSAGSQSSSGPGTEEKAEKGFECVFCNFVCKTRPMYERHLQIHLITRMFECDVCHKFMKTPEQLLEHKKCHTVPAGGLKVCEALWGPEQMKGAI